From the genome of Pirellulales bacterium, one region includes:
- a CDS encoding carboxy terminal-processing peptidase, with product MNRAIEHLSRNRRSYFAGLLIVSMFGGAVALVRDNRAAELKQPQAIDHVVAMTVTRRLIDEHLTRHPLDTEISERCFKGFLKTLDPMKLYFTRDDFNQFAAHKDELAGKIKSGDVGFAYTVFQTLLKRIDERMQLVEQLLSESETAKYDFGTDDVFVTDPDKTVYAANSDEIREKWVKRIKYDLLTQQYVEKTPEKEIHDKLIHRYHSFAKRMHQIKNDELLEMYLTALTSSFDPHTSYMSASTLENFNILMKAELDGIGASLQYSQDDGNTIVNELIDGGAAQLDGRLKPKDRVIGVGQGEKGEIVDVVDMSLNDVVKLIRGQRGTIVRLKVLPLGAAEPKTYNITRAKIELKNSEARGEILDEGKKANGDPYKVGFIDLPGFYMDMTGARQGVPEFKSATRDVRKILDGFNQKHVDAVIIDLRRNGGGALNEAISLTGLFIDTGPVVQVKDSDGHVQHYDDLEAGVAWAGPLVVLQSKFSASASEIFAGAIQDYHRGLVVGDKSSHGKGTVQSMLDVGQSLFQVPSAQSLGALKITIQQFYRPDGDSTQRRGVVSDIELPSLTTHLPVGEADLDYALKFDHVDPVPFNTVNMVDQDIVKQLTQLSSERIGKSDDFQKVVKNIARYEKQKDRKEVTLNKEKFIADRADSSAEKDEEDEFNELNETKRPVVKKDFYINEVLAITADYLHLSKTKLATTN from the coding sequence ATGAACCGCGCCATCGAGCATCTTAGTCGCAACCGGCGGTCGTACTTTGCGGGTCTGTTGATCGTCTCGATGTTCGGCGGCGCCGTGGCGCTCGTTCGCGACAATCGGGCGGCCGAGTTGAAGCAGCCGCAAGCCATCGACCACGTGGTGGCGATGACCGTGACCCGCCGTCTGATCGACGAGCATCTCACTCGTCATCCGCTCGACACGGAAATCTCCGAGCGCTGCTTCAAGGGCTTCCTCAAAACGCTCGACCCGATGAAGCTTTATTTCACTCGCGACGATTTCAATCAGTTTGCCGCCCATAAGGACGAATTGGCCGGCAAGATCAAGAGCGGCGACGTCGGTTTCGCCTACACGGTCTTCCAGACTCTGCTCAAGCGGATCGATGAGCGAATGCAGCTTGTCGAGCAGCTTTTGTCCGAAAGCGAAACCGCCAAATATGATTTCGGCACGGACGACGTGTTTGTCACCGATCCCGACAAAACGGTTTACGCCGCGAATTCCGATGAGATACGCGAAAAATGGGTCAAGCGGATCAAGTACGACCTATTGACGCAGCAATACGTCGAAAAGACTCCCGAAAAGGAAATTCACGACAAATTGATCCACCGCTATCACAGCTTCGCCAAGCGGATGCACCAGATCAAGAACGACGAATTGCTCGAGATGTATCTGACCGCGTTGACATCGAGCTTCGATCCGCACACTTCGTACATGTCGGCAAGCACGCTCGAGAATTTCAACATCCTGATGAAGGCCGAATTGGACGGCATCGGCGCCTCACTGCAATACAGCCAAGACGACGGCAACACGATCGTCAATGAATTGATCGACGGCGGCGCCGCCCAGCTCGATGGGCGGCTGAAGCCGAAGGACCGTGTGATCGGCGTCGGCCAAGGCGAGAAGGGCGAAATCGTCGATGTGGTCGACATGAGCCTCAATGACGTGGTGAAGCTGATCCGCGGCCAGCGCGGCACCATCGTGCGGCTCAAGGTGCTCCCCCTCGGCGCGGCGGAGCCGAAAACGTACAACATCACCCGGGCCAAGATCGAGCTAAAGAATAGCGAGGCCCGCGGCGAGATTCTCGACGAAGGAAAGAAAGCCAACGGCGATCCGTACAAAGTCGGATTCATCGATCTACCCGGCTTCTACATGGATATGACCGGGGCGCGCCAGGGTGTTCCGGAATTCAAGAGCGCCACTCGCGACGTTCGCAAGATCCTCGACGGCTTCAACCAGAAGCACGTCGACGCCGTGATCATCGATCTGCGGCGCAACGGCGGCGGGGCGCTCAACGAGGCCATTAGCCTCACGGGCCTGTTCATCGACACCGGGCCGGTCGTCCAGGTCAAGGATTCCGACGGCCACGTGCAGCATTACGACGATCTCGAGGCGGGGGTAGCCTGGGCGGGCCCGCTGGTCGTGCTGCAAAGCAAGTTTAGCGCGAGCGCCAGCGAAATCTTTGCCGGGGCGATCCAGGATTACCATCGCGGGCTGGTGGTCGGCGACAAGTCGTCGCACGGCAAGGGGACGGTGCAGAGCATGCTCGACGTCGGGCAATCGTTGTTTCAAGTCCCCAGCGCCCAGTCGCTCGGGGCGCTGAAGATCACGATTCAACAGTTTTATCGCCCCGATGGCGATAGCACGCAGCGCCGCGGCGTCGTCTCGGATATCGAACTGCCGTCGCTCACTACGCACCTGCCGGTGGGCGAGGCGGACCTCGACTACGCGCTTAAGTTCGACCACGTCGATCCCGTGCCGTTCAACACCGTGAACATGGTCGATCAGGACATCGTCAAACAACTCACGCAACTCTCTTCGGAGCGGATTGGAAAATCAGACGACTTCCAGAAGGTCGTCAAGAACATCGCTCGCTACGAGAAGCAGAAGGACCGCAAGGAGGTCACCTTGAATAAGGAAAAGTTCATCGCCGATCGGGCGGATTCAAGCGCCGAAAAGGATGAGGAGGACGAATTCAACGAACTCAACGAGACCAAACGCCCCGTGGTGAAGAAGGATTTCTACATCAACGAGGTGCTCGCCATTACTGCCGACTATCTGCACTTGTCGAAGACCAAGCTGGCCACGACGAACTGA